A single region of the Chryseobacterium sp. 6424 genome encodes:
- the hisS gene encoding histidine--tRNA ligase encodes MKPSLAKGTRDFTATEVMNRRAIINVLQKNFELFGFQPLETPSFENLSTLTGKYGEEGDRLIFKILNSGDFAAKTVSEDWEGKNSQKLIAQISEKALRYDLTVPFARFVAMNHGQMVFPFKRYQIQPVWRADRPQKGRFREFYQCDADVVGSVSLWQEVELVQLYLKSFNELQIPVTIHINNRKILSGLAEYAGISDQLIDFTVALDKLDKIGKEGVIKELLEKNISQQSIDKLDFLFSQRTDALENVLQLKEKFKDSETGTQGVTELEFVLTQCLQLGISAENLKFDITLARGLDYYTGAIFEVKARGVAMGSIGGGGRYDNLTEVFGVKNIPGIGISFGLDRIYLVMEELGLFAEQASGSVQYLFANYGEKESLEASKIIMKLRNSGVSTELYPEAAKLKKQFTYAEKKGIPNLIFFGEQEIADGTITVKNLLNGEQRSFSLGDFLRETAHAG; translated from the coding sequence ATGAAGCCAAGCCTAGCCAAAGGGACCCGCGATTTTACCGCCACAGAAGTTATGAACAGAAGAGCAATCATCAATGTATTGCAGAAAAATTTTGAACTCTTCGGTTTTCAGCCGCTTGAAACGCCCAGTTTTGAAAACCTTTCGACACTTACCGGTAAATATGGTGAAGAAGGCGACCGGCTGATCTTTAAAATCCTGAATTCAGGTGACTTCGCCGCTAAAACAGTATCCGAAGACTGGGAGGGCAAAAATTCGCAGAAACTCATCGCCCAGATCTCTGAAAAAGCTTTACGCTATGACCTTACGGTGCCTTTTGCACGTTTCGTAGCGATGAATCACGGGCAAATGGTTTTCCCTTTCAAACGCTATCAGATTCAGCCGGTTTGGCGTGCCGACCGTCCGCAGAAAGGCCGTTTTCGTGAGTTTTACCAATGCGATGCCGATGTTGTAGGAAGTGTGAGTCTGTGGCAGGAAGTAGAACTGGTGCAGCTTTACCTAAAATCTTTCAACGAATTGCAGATACCGGTGACCATTCACATCAATAACCGTAAAATTCTTTCAGGACTCGCGGAATATGCGGGAATTTCGGATCAGTTAATTGATTTCACGGTCGCACTTGATAAACTTGATAAAATTGGGAAAGAAGGCGTGATAAAAGAGTTGCTCGAGAAAAACATCTCCCAGCAATCCATCGATAAGCTTGATTTCCTTTTCAGCCAGCGTACGGATGCGCTTGAAAATGTATTACAACTTAAAGAAAAATTTAAAGACAGCGAAACAGGCACACAAGGTGTTACAGAACTTGAATTTGTGCTAACACAATGCCTCCAGTTAGGCATCTCCGCAGAAAACCTGAAGTTTGATATTACCCTGGCTCGTGGGTTAGATTATTACACCGGCGCCATCTTCGAAGTAAAAGCCCGCGGTGTAGCCATGGGATCCATTGGTGGTGGCGGCCGTTATGATAACCTTACCGAAGTATTCGGCGTGAAAAATATACCGGGCATCGGGATTTCTTTTGGGCTAGACCGTATATATCTGGTGATGGAAGAACTTGGTCTTTTTGCTGAGCAAGCTTCGGGTTCGGTACAGTATCTTTTTGCAAACTATGGAGAAAAAGAATCGTTGGAAGCCTCAAAAATCATTATGAAACTGCGCAACTCCGGGGTTTCTACCGAACTATATCCTGAAGCGGCCAAACTGAAAAAACAGTTTACCTACGCCGAGAAGAAGGGGATTCCTAATTTGATATTCTTCGGCGAACAGGAAATCGCAGACGGAACCATTACAGTGAAAAACCTCTTAAACGGTGA
- a CDS encoding HRDC domain-containing protein, with protein sequence MTFDFRDYNWSVILYYEENKPTVNETDSSTYITETEEELNADELKILESLKYWRSEKAKDQKLPAYFIATNKELLSIARYRPAKKEELLDIKGFGKHKIENYGEEIIDILDSI encoded by the coding sequence TTGACATTTGATTTTCGCGATTATAATTGGTCGGTGATCCTGTACTATGAAGAAAATAAACCTACAGTAAACGAAACAGATTCCTCAACATATATTACCGAAACCGAGGAAGAACTAAACGCGGATGAATTAAAAATTCTGGAATCCCTGAAATATTGGCGCAGCGAAAAAGCCAAAGACCAGAAGCTGCCCGCCTACTTTATTGCCACCAATAAGGAACTGCTTTCCATTGCACGTTACCGGCCGGCAAAAAAAGAAGAACTGCTTGACATCAAAGGTTTCGGAAAACATAAAATAGAAAATTATGGCGAAGAAATCATTGATATCCTGGATTCCATCTAA
- a CDS encoding formyltransferase family protein produces the protein MNSYKVFISGQKYFAEEVFHLCRRLEIEVVGVCCPLDDKYIGAAARRFGVPIVPAGTLTADKMPACDLGITAHSFDYIGKKTRYIPRHGWLGYHPSLLPRHRGRSSIEWAIRMKESITGGTVFWLNSGIDRGDIAYQDWCWIPPEYYLSPQESAGKLWRDELCPMGLKLLETALKDLLNGVIKRVPQDHKYSTFEPDTNVKDIYRPDLLMIDYNKKTAV, from the coding sequence ATGAATAGTTATAAAGTTTTTATATCAGGACAGAAGTATTTTGCGGAGGAGGTTTTCCACCTTTGCAGGAGATTAGAGATTGAAGTGGTCGGCGTTTGTTGCCCATTGGATGATAAATATATAGGCGCAGCGGCCCGGCGGTTTGGTGTGCCTATTGTGCCTGCTGGAACGTTAACGGCTGACAAGATGCCGGCGTGTGATCTTGGAATAACAGCACACTCCTTTGACTATATTGGAAAGAAAACGCGGTATATTCCGCGCCATGGCTGGCTTGGTTACCATCCTTCACTTTTACCGCGGCATCGAGGCCGATCATCTATTGAGTGGGCAATACGGATGAAGGAATCAATTACCGGCGGGACGGTGTTCTGGTTGAACTCCGGAATAGACCGCGGCGATATTGCATACCAAGACTGGTGCTGGATTCCTCCAGAGTATTATCTTTCGCCCCAAGAATCCGCCGGAAAGCTGTGGCGTGATGAACTGTGTCCAATGGGTTTAAAGTTGCTTGAAACGGCATTGAAAGATCTTTTAAATGGTGTGATAAAACGAGTACCTCAGGATCATAAGTACAGCACTTTTGAGCCGGATACTAACGTAAAGGACATTTACCGACCCGATTTGTTAATGATTGATTATAACAAGAAAACCGCTGTATAG